In Sphingomonas oryzagri, the genomic stretch GCTCGTCGGCGCCAGCCGCCATGCCGGGACAGCCAGGGCACGATCGAGCAACGCTCCGCCGCGAAACGCCGCGACGGCCGGGTGTCGCCCGGTCTCGCCTTCGACGACGGCCGCCGCTGCCTGCACCGCTGACTGCCATTCCTGCCAGCGGATCGTTTCCAGCCCGCGCGGGCTTTCGCCGGTGCCCGGCAGGTCGGGAAGCCAGCAGCCGATGCCGTTATGGGCGAGTGTCCGGCAGACGCTCGCGATCAGCAGCCGGCATCTGTTCATTTCCTCGAACAGAGGTTGCAGAACAAGTAGTTGTGGGCCGTTTGTCTCACCATATGCGAGCATGAACTCACCGCCCGCATACTCGTGGATGCGCGGGCCGCGCTGGCTCATTCGCCGCGCTTGGCCTTCACGAAGGCGACCAGCCCGCCGAACGTTTCCAGCATCTCGCCGCCTACCTCATCATCCTCGATCAGGATGTGCAGCCGGTCCTCGATCTCGGTGAGCAGGCCGGCAACCGCCATCGAATCGAGTTCGGGCATCGCGCCGAACAGGGGGGTGGAGGTGTCGATCGCATCGGCGCGCGCGGCGTCCAGCCCCAGCACGTCGCGCAGGATCGCGCGCAATTGGTCCTCTATGCTCATCGCCAGACCGCCTAGCCGCCCCGGAACCGGCGGACAAGCCGCGCCGCGCGCTCACGCCCGATGCCGGCGAGGCCGCGCAGACTGTCGGGCCGATAGGCGTCGATCCGGTAGATCGGGTTGGGTGTGTCCATCCACTCGGCCTTGTAGGGTTCGTCGCCGAGGCCGAAGTCGATGCGTGTGACCCGATCCTCGTCGATCGCGGCGCGGAACATGGCGTGGCTGAGGATCGTGCCGGGCGAAATCTCCTTCGCGCCTTCGCGGT encodes the following:
- a CDS encoding acyl carrier protein; translation: MSIEDQLRAILRDVLGLDAARADAIDTSTPLFGAMPELDSMAVAGLLTEIEDRLHILIEDDEVGGEMLETFGGLVAFVKAKRGE